From Aspergillus chevalieri M1 DNA, chromosome 4, nearly complete sequence, a single genomic window includes:
- a CDS encoding uncharacterized protein (COG:S;~EggNog:ENOG410PW0J) gives MEAQELCGGGISHASPPGVDNVASQFAETEDMPVTPTPIRWRSGNMMQPEFNEGSMESASMDENEGQEHWQTRGSSRAPSRAPSWANVSKHAQVLVGALEAAQNQQEMFQMVQEQVQAHLAEELSNWRAEQQVHEGLYLERVTKLELEVSKLRTELTEAQNTIQRIKPMKQDTPTTTNAQSSQMNQHNSSKVPKIREATSQKSRQQPTFADLATLLSTRPGGQEWQEVTKKKQKNRQIQAVAAVSQPDPIKLKPAKDTPKEARRFLFRREGGKAAPRSEREDIILAINRAVAKAHFPAFIRVVDAGYTNTGVITILLEKGTLGSMLLPDYKDLLVTAAWQADPAVISVELPEQWYRVKVHGVPIKRYLTCGLALAREEIELGTEYQLKRNPTWLRSSKELHTSNQKCSTIVITVGSLEARRLLINSIRFGGSRYKTEQYWETGVDTVCPRCCQLGH, from the exons atggaggcacaggaactctgtggtggtggtatatcgcacgcgtcaccccccggagtggacaacgtggcctcccagttcgcggaaacagaagatatgccagtcaccccaacgccaatccgttggcgatctggaaacatgatgcaacctgaattcaatgaaggtagcatggagagtgcaagcatggatgaaaatgagggccaggaacactggcaaaccagaggatccagcagggcccccagccgggcccccagctgggcca atgtgagcaaacacgcccaggtgttggtgggtgctttggaagcagcccagaaccaacaagaaatgtttcaaatggtccaggaacaggtacaggcacacctagcagaggagctgtccaactggagagcagaacagcaggttcatgaaggactctatctagagcgggtcacaaagctggaactggaagttagcaagcttcgcacagagctcacagaagcccagaacactatccaacgaatcaaaccaatgaagcaagacacaccaacaacaaccaatgcccaatcaagccaaatgaaccaacacaatagcagcaaggtccccaagataagggaagcaacaagccaaaagtcaaggcaacaacccacatttgcagacctagctacgctgctttccactagacctggagggcaggaatggcaggaggtcaccaaaaagaagcagaagaaccggcaaatccaagcagttgctgcagttagCCAGCCTGATCCAATCAAGcttaagccagccaaagacacccccaaagaggcacggagattcctatttcgccgggagggaggcaaggctgccccaagatcagagagagaggatatcattctggccatcaaccgagcagtagcaaaggcacacttcccagcattcatccgggtagtggacgcaggatataccaacactggagtgatcacaatccttttggagaaaggtaccctaggctctatgctcctacctgactataaagacctattggtcactgcagcttggcaggcggatccagcagtgatatcggtcgagctacctgagcaatggtaccgtgtcaaggtccatggggtcccaattaaacgttatctcacctgtggcctggctctggcccgtgaagagattgagctggggactgaataccagctgaagaggaacccaacatggctccggagctcaaaagagctacacaccagcaaccaaaagtgctcaactattgttattacagttggctcactagaggctcgaaggcttcttatcaacagcattcgctttggggggtcccgatataagacggagcaatactgggaaacaggagtggatacagtctgccccaggtgctgccAGCTAGGCCActga
- a CDS encoding uncharacterized protein (COG:O;~EggNog:ENOG410PZ95;~InterPro:IPR001338;~PFAM:PF01185;~SECRETED:SignalP(1-15);~go_component: GO:0009277 - fungal-type cell wall [Evidence IEA];~go_function: GO:0005199 - structural constituent of cell wall [Evidence IEA]) encodes MKFLAITTFLATALAVPSTPGESCPKDAGQVTLKQAQNKCGSQAKVSCCNKKIESGDSYNQNKGLLSGGILNGLLGGKGSEGLGVFDQCNELSVTALLGLDDILSDQCKQNIACCDDSNAKAEGGLVNVALPCVVLQDLL; translated from the exons ATGAAGTTCCTTGCTATCACTACCTTCTTGGCCACGGCTCTCGCCGTTCCCAGCACTCCCGGCGAGTCTTGCCCGAAGGATGCTGGCCAGGTGACCCTCAAACAAGCCCAGAACAAGTGTGGCAGCCAGGCCAAGGTTTCCTGCTGCAACAAGAAGATTGAGTCTGGAGACAGTTATAATCAGAACAAGGGTTTGCTATCTGGTGGTATCCTAAACGGCCTTCTTGGTGGTAAGGGCAGTGAGGGACTTGGTGTTTTTGACCAGTGCAATGAGCTGAGTGTTACGG CTCTTCTCGGTCTCGATGATATTCTTAGTGACCAGTGCAAGCAAAACATTGCTTGCTGTGATGATTCCAACGCCAAAGCC GAGGGTGGTCTGGTCAATGTCGCGCTTCCTTGTGTTGTCTTGCAGGATCTTCTGTAA
- a CDS encoding cell wall mannoprotein 1 family protein (COG:S;~EggNog:ENOG410PRQK;~InterPro:IPR021054;~PFAM:PF12296;~SECRETED:SignalP(1-19)), with protein MKFSPSLLTTLALSANVLATPTLEARSPTRVERDLASITGVLSGISDKVGTLHTAINNYNGGDTQPVESASDSLVDTINAGTTKVNGGDELSSMDALGLQQPVSDLKDKIQSTISDLNGKKQQIVAAGKGSLTYNDLQKQKAAALKLSDAIVSKVPDNLHDIAHSLASGISDAIQKGVEDFQDVAKSNSANKVAKAPVSTAPTPAETSSSTAPVSSRAVKPTSSSLFKAPATSSASSSVAASSSIAPQFTGAASVNKMSGPVGALAIAAMVMAF; from the coding sequence ATGAAGttctctccctccctccTAACCACCCTGGCCCTTTCGGCCAACGTCCTGGCCACCCCCACCCTTGAGGCCCGCAGCCCAACCCGCGTCGAGCGCGACCTCGCCTCCATCACCGGCGTCCTGTCCGGCATCAGCGACAAGGTCGGCACCCTGCACACCGCCATCAACAACTACAACGGCGGCGACACGCAGCCCGTCGAGTCCGCCTCGGACTCCCTCGTCGACACCATCAACGCCGGCACCACCAAGGTCAACGGCGGCGATGAGTTGAGCAGCATGGACGCCCTGGGCCTCCAGCAGCCCGTCTCCGACCTCAAGGACAAGATCCAGTCCACCATCTCCGATCTCAACGGCAAGAAGCAGCAGATCGTCGCCGCGGGCAAGGGCTCGCTGACCTACAACGAtctgcagaagcagaaggccGCTGCTCTCAAGCTTTCCGACGCGATCGTCTCCAAGGTCCCTGACAACCTGCATGATATCGCGCACTCCCTTGCCTCTGGTATCTCGGATGCTATTCAGAAGGGTGTCGAGGACTTCCAGGATGTCGCCAAGTCGAACTCTGCTAACAAGGTTGCCAAGGCGCCTGTGAGCACTGCTCCTACTCCTGCTGAGACTTCCTCGAGCACGGCACCTGTTTCTTCGCGGGCTGTTAAGCCTACTTCGTCTTCGCTGTTTAAGGCTCCTGCTACTTCGTCTGCTAGCAGCAGCGTTGCCGCTTCGAGCAGCATTGCGCCTCAGTTCACTGGTGCTGCTTCCGTTAACAAGATGAGTGGTCCTGTTGGTGCTCTGGCTATTGCTGCTATGGTTATGGCTTTCTAA
- a CDS encoding GNAT family N-acetyltransferase (COG:S;~EggNog:ENOG410PSER;~InterPro:IPR000182,IPR016181;~PFAM:PF13673,PF13508;~go_function: GO:0008080 - N-acetyltransferase activity [Evidence IEA]), with product MLALEPVTEADLPAITDLWYSAFGPSGFLELIPDTPNIREWWNSANGHDLLHKPTAYYWKVVDAAHPSKPLVAYAKWDLESAEERGDRFPPWHAEMNKKGCDDLFGKLEKQRSLLLGGTKNYYLDMLCTNPSYRGRGAGSMLVAWGCEQADKDRVAAYVDASRDGRPLYARHGFEDRTIDEHRAEGITCMVREPRS from the exons ATGCTCGCCCTCGAACCCGTCACAGAAGCCGACCTCCCCGCCATTACAGACCTGTGGTACTCCGCCTTCGGCCCGTCAGGCTTCCTCGAACTCATCCCCGACACCCCCAACATCCGCGAATGGTGGAACTCAGCCAATGGACACGACTTGCTCCACAAACCCACCGCCTATTACTGGAAAGTGGTCGACGCCGCGCACCCGTCGAAACCGCTCGTCGCATACGCAAAATGGGATCTGGAGAGCGCCGAGGAGCGCGGGGATCGGTTCCCGCCGTGGCATGCGGAGATGAATAAGAAGGGATGTGATGATTTGTTTGGAAAGTTGGAGAAGCAGAGGAGTTTGTTGTTGGGTGGGACCAAGAATTATT ATTTGGACATGCTCTGCACGAACCCCAGTTACCGTGGTCGAGGCGCGGGATCGATGCTTGTGGCTTGGGGTTGTGAACAGGCGGATAAGGATCGCGTCGCGGCGTATGTGGATGCGAGTCGTGATGGACGCCCGTTGTATGCGCGGCATGGGTTTGAGGATCGGACCATTGATGAGCACAGGGCCGAGGGAATCACTTGTATGGTGAGGGAGCCAAGGTCGTGA